From Thalassotalea euphylliae, the proteins below share one genomic window:
- a CDS encoding MJ1255/VC2487 family glycosyltransferase — MKILFGIQGTGNGHISRARILAKYLKENAVDVTYLISGRDKEKLFDMEIFGDFIHRKGLTFATKNGKINYLSTFWQNSLLGFYRDIRALSLADYDLVITDFEPVSAWAGKRQGKPVLGIGHQYAFGENTPLAGESIMAKWLMRNFAPAQNAIGLHWHPYSDNVLPPIIDTTLAATNRGEHVVVYLPFENQTQISAILNQLPQYHFKQYSPELTDGEQANVSLRQTSYQAFKQDLASAKAVICNSGFELISECLHLGKPILTKPLHGQMEQHSNALALEQLDYATVIDKVTTTKVSDWLNAAQASQAKPLPDVAKHLVDWILQGDWHQHQQLGKQLWRQASV, encoded by the coding sequence CTTAGCAAAGTACCTCAAAGAAAACGCTGTAGACGTTACCTACCTGATTTCAGGTCGAGATAAAGAAAAACTCTTTGATATGGAAATCTTTGGTGATTTCATACACCGCAAAGGCCTCACTTTTGCCACTAAAAACGGAAAAATCAATTATCTCAGCACCTTTTGGCAAAATAGCCTATTGGGCTTTTATCGCGATATTCGCGCGTTGTCGTTGGCAGATTACGATCTAGTGATCACAGATTTTGAACCCGTATCCGCTTGGGCTGGCAAGCGACAAGGTAAGCCTGTGCTTGGTATTGGGCATCAATATGCGTTTGGCGAAAATACGCCATTAGCGGGTGAGTCAATCATGGCTAAGTGGCTCATGCGCAACTTTGCCCCTGCCCAAAATGCCATTGGACTGCACTGGCATCCCTACAGTGACAATGTCCTACCGCCAATTATCGATACCACATTAGCGGCAACAAACCGTGGTGAACATGTTGTCGTGTATTTGCCGTTTGAAAATCAAACACAAATTAGCGCGATACTCAATCAGCTACCGCAATATCACTTCAAACAATATTCACCTGAGTTAACTGATGGAGAGCAAGCAAACGTTAGTTTGAGACAAACCAGCTATCAAGCGTTTAAACAAGATCTCGCCAGTGCCAAAGCGGTGATATGCAATAGTGGCTTCGAACTGATAAGTGAGTGCTTACACCTAGGCAAGCCAATACTGACTAAGCCACTCCATGGTCAAATGGAACAACACTCTAACGCGTTAGCGCTTGAGCAGCTCGACTATGCAACGGTTATTGATAAAGTCACCACAACTAAAGTGAGCGATTGGTTAAACGCGGCGCAGGCTAGTCAAGCTAAACCTTTACCTGACGTGGCTAAGCATCTGGTTGACTGGATTTTGCAAGGTGATTGGCATCAACACCAACAGCTGGGCAAACAGCTGTGGCGCCAAGCAAGTGTATAG
- the orn gene encoding oligoribonuclease, whose amino-acid sequence MSVNETNLVWLDLEMTGLEPAHDVILEIATIVTDSQLNVLAEGPVFAIHQSDDVLDNMSEWCIEHHGKSGLTDRCRQSTTDLATASAATIEFISQYVPKGKSPMCGNSIGQDRRFINKYMPDFEDYFHYRNLDVSTVKELARRWKPEVLDKVKKTGAHLALDDIRESIEELKVYQEHFFKL is encoded by the coding sequence ATGAGCGTAAATGAAACGAATTTAGTGTGGCTAGATCTGGAGATGACAGGATTAGAGCCCGCGCACGATGTTATCCTGGAGATCGCAACGATTGTCACTGACAGCCAGTTAAATGTACTTGCCGAAGGGCCTGTATTTGCTATCCATCAAAGTGATGATGTGCTCGACAACATGAGCGAGTGGTGTATTGAACATCACGGTAAATCAGGGCTTACTGATCGTTGTCGCCAAAGTACGACAGATTTAGCCACAGCAAGCGCGGCCACCATTGAGTTTATTAGCCAATATGTACCGAAAGGCAAGTCGCCCATGTGTGGCAATAGCATTGGTCAAGATCGCCGCTTTATCAATAAGTACATGCCTGACTTTGAAGATTACTTCCACTACCGCAACCTAGACGTGAGTACGGTAAAAGAATTAGCGCGTCGCTGGAAACCTGAGGTATTGGACAAAGTGAAGAAAACCGGTGCTCATTTAGCGCTGGATGATATTCGCGAATCAATCGAAGAGCTAAAAGTGTATCAAGAGCACTTTTTTAAGCTTTAG
- the rsgA gene encoding small ribosomal subunit biogenesis GTPase RsgA, giving the protein MAKAKKLTKGQARRIRANQAKKLRNKAEEIQWQDEELGAPEQGVVISRFGQHADIENAEGNTFRCNIRRGVDSLVCGDKVMFRQGKSSEHTVSGVIEAVHERSSALSRPDVYDGLKPVAANISQIIIVTTVLPAFNPDIIDRYIVACVQTGIKPVILMNKADLIDEDLAEIVEEQLDIYRDIGYQVLYASSESGSGIDELRAQLADETSIFVGQSGVGKSTLVNTLMPELGLLTKQVSENSGLGQHTTTVARLYHFEQGGDLIDSPGIREFGLWHLSPEQVADGFIEFDDYLGTCKFRDCKHVNDPGCALIAAVQDGDIHPERLASFQRIVESLSSNTLTTRFKD; this is encoded by the coding sequence GTGGCAAAAGCAAAAAAACTGACCAAAGGGCAAGCGCGCCGAATTCGAGCGAATCAAGCTAAAAAGCTTCGCAACAAAGCGGAAGAAATTCAATGGCAAGACGAAGAGTTGGGAGCGCCAGAGCAAGGGGTTGTGATCAGCCGTTTTGGCCAACATGCCGATATTGAAAATGCCGAGGGCAACACTTTTCGCTGTAACATCCGCCGCGGCGTAGATTCACTGGTTTGTGGCGACAAGGTAATGTTTCGCCAAGGCAAGTCGTCTGAGCATACAGTTTCTGGTGTGATTGAAGCGGTTCACGAACGCAGTTCGGCGTTAAGTCGCCCTGATGTTTACGATGGCTTAAAACCTGTCGCAGCCAACATTAGCCAAATCATTATTGTCACTACCGTACTACCGGCCTTTAACCCTGACATTATCGATCGCTATATTGTTGCTTGCGTGCAAACTGGCATTAAGCCAGTAATTTTGATGAACAAAGCGGACTTGATCGACGAAGACTTGGCTGAAATCGTTGAAGAACAACTCGATATTTATCGCGATATTGGTTACCAAGTACTATACGCCAGTAGCGAATCTGGTAGTGGTATTGATGAATTAAGAGCACAATTGGCGGACGAAACCAGTATTTTTGTCGGTCAATCTGGGGTCGGAAAATCGACTCTCGTGAATACTTTAATGCCTGAACTTGGTTTATTAACGAAACAAGTGTCTGAAAACTCAGGATTGGGGCAACACACCACAACGGTGGCGCGTTTATATCATTTCGAACAAGGTGGCGACCTAATTGACTCGCCAGGTATACGCGAATTTGGTTTGTGGCATTTAAGCCCAGAGCAAGTGGCCGACGGCTTTATTGAATTTGACGATTACTTAGGCACGTGTAAATTCCGTGATTGTAAACACGTTAACGACCCAGGTTGCGCGCTTATTGCGGCGGTACAAGATGGTGATATCCACCCAGAGCGGTTGGCGAGCTTTCAACGTATTGTCGAGAGCCTATCGAGCAATACCTTAACCACGCGTTTTAAAGATTAA
- the asd gene encoding archaetidylserine decarboxylase (Phosphatidylserine decarboxylase is synthesized as a single chain precursor. Generation of the pyruvoyl active site from a Ser is coupled to cleavage of a Gly-Ser bond between the larger (beta) and smaller (alpha chains). It is an integral membrane protein.), with the protein MDKIKIAFQYLLPKHGISRLVGKFAAAEAGWFTTQAIKHFIKAYDINMDEAKLKRPEDFATFNDFFTRELEDGARTIDDNPMTLCYPVDGTISQQGDIEQGQLIQAKGFNYSLESLLGGDSKTAAPFQNGKFSCIYLAPKDYHRIHMPMDATLREMIYVPGELFSVNPLTANNVPNLFARNERVVTIFDTPHGSLAMVLVGATIVASIETTWAGTITPPAGKDIFRWQYPADGAGAIKFKKGDEMGRFKLGSTVVSTFSPNMVEFNSQAHSGMTTRLGKHYADVVTKTVAEPAE; encoded by the coding sequence ATAGACAAAATCAAAATTGCCTTTCAATACCTATTGCCCAAGCATGGCATTTCGCGCTTGGTAGGTAAATTTGCCGCCGCTGAAGCGGGCTGGTTCACTACGCAGGCAATTAAGCACTTTATCAAGGCTTACGACATTAACATGGATGAGGCCAAATTAAAGCGCCCAGAAGATTTTGCCACGTTTAACGACTTCTTTACCCGCGAGTTAGAAGACGGTGCGCGCACTATTGACGACAACCCAATGACCTTGTGCTACCCAGTAGATGGCACCATTAGCCAACAAGGAGACATTGAGCAAGGCCAGCTAATCCAAGCTAAAGGCTTTAACTACAGCCTAGAATCACTATTAGGTGGTGACTCAAAAACGGCAGCCCCGTTCCAAAACGGTAAATTCAGCTGTATCTACCTAGCACCAAAAGACTACCATCGCATTCACATGCCGATGGACGCCACCTTGCGCGAAATGATTTACGTGCCGGGCGAGCTATTTTCAGTCAACCCATTAACCGCTAATAATGTCCCTAATTTATTTGCCCGTAACGAGCGTGTGGTAACCATATTTGATACACCGCATGGCTCACTTGCTATGGTACTAGTGGGCGCGACGATTGTTGCCAGTATCGAAACCACCTGGGCGGGTACGATCACACCACCAGCTGGCAAGGACATTTTTAGATGGCAGTACCCTGCCGACGGCGCAGGTGCAATTAAGTTTAAAAAAGGCGACGAAATGGGGCGCTTTAAGCTCGGCTCAACGGTTGTTTCAACCTTCTCGCCCAATATGGTGGAGTTCAATAGTCAAGCGCACTCAGGCATGACAACACGCCTTGGCAAACACTATGCGGATGTTGTCACTAAAACAGTAGCAGAGCCAGCGGAATAG
- a CDS encoding glycerophosphodiester phosphodiesterase, translating into MLIIAHRGASGEFPENTQIAFEQAIAQHADGIELDIQFHAESSGWWLMHDVYVDTTTNGQGQLQRLPSETLENLQTRDGEPILQLPQALAIIHAQDQSNTPVNATQLNIEVKISSGNSSELTEIAEHLITELAKAVAQGLCTWSQLLISSFNHCFLAIIKQQRPNLAVGALIAHIPHNLAEAAQLLGAKSINPCIDCLSQELVDDAHQRGLAVWVYTVDRPQDIEFCQQIGVDAIFTNYPEQSRKHLQAISDTDEVAINTIS; encoded by the coding sequence ATGCTAATTATTGCTCATCGAGGAGCCAGCGGTGAATTCCCTGAAAACACCCAAATTGCCTTTGAACAAGCGATAGCTCAGCACGCTGACGGTATTGAATTAGACATTCAGTTCCACGCTGAATCGTCAGGCTGGTGGCTGATGCACGATGTATACGTGGATACCACCACCAATGGCCAAGGGCAACTGCAACGCCTACCAAGTGAAACGCTCGAAAACCTGCAGACACGTGATGGTGAACCTATACTGCAACTGCCGCAAGCACTCGCCATCATCCACGCACAAGACCAATCTAATACTCCGGTTAACGCAACACAGCTCAATATCGAAGTAAAGATCTCAAGCGGAAACAGTAGCGAGTTAACTGAGATTGCCGAGCATTTAATTACCGAGCTAGCAAAAGCGGTAGCACAAGGGTTATGCACTTGGTCACAGCTGTTAATCTCGTCGTTTAATCACTGCTTTTTAGCGATAATTAAGCAACAACGCCCCAATTTAGCCGTTGGTGCATTAATCGCTCACATCCCACATAATCTCGCCGAAGCAGCCCAGCTTCTAGGGGCTAAGAGTATTAATCCATGTATTGACTGCCTGAGCCAAGAGCTTGTCGACGATGCCCACCAACGCGGCCTGGCAGTTTGGGTTTACACCGTTGATCGCCCTCAAGACATCGAATTCTGCCAACAGATTGGTGTTGACGCTATTTTCACTAACTACCCAGAGCAAAGCCGAAAGCACCTGCAAGCGATCAGTGATACAGACGAAGTGGCGATAAACACTATTTCATAA
- a CDS encoding BlaI/MecI/CopY family transcriptional regulator produces the protein MAKDKSSIKPTEAELTLLNVLWKIGPATVRQIHEAVSERQKTGYTTVLKILQIMHEKALVIRDESNRAHVYAAANSETQTQSSLIHDLISKAFGGSTSKLVMRALNESTSKQEIEDIRQLLDTLDK, from the coding sequence ATGGCTAAAGATAAGTCAAGCATCAAGCCGACTGAAGCTGAGCTAACGTTACTCAACGTGTTATGGAAAATAGGCCCAGCAACGGTTCGACAGATACACGAAGCTGTTAGTGAAAGACAAAAAACCGGTTACACAACGGTATTAAAAATTTTGCAGATCATGCACGAGAAAGCCTTAGTTATTCGCGACGAAAGTAATCGTGCTCACGTATACGCGGCAGCAAACAGCGAGACGCAAACACAGTCATCACTGATCCACGATTTGATCAGCAAAGCCTTTGGCGGTTCAACATCAAAACTTGTGATGCGTGCGTTGAACGAATCGACTAGCAAGCAAGAAATCGAAGATATTCGCCAGCTATTAGACACATTGGATAAGTAG
- a CDS encoding M56 family metallopeptidase, with protein MILALATSTPELQALTQVLTLTLLHFLWQGLVVAGVLKLALSVIALHRSRVRYGLTCLAMLVNLALPLITFSYFYQPLTNAFAAASNTMPIAQFQHVLQYQHGITWYSQSLDYLPLLSFAWLTCVVFLTCKLLFEVTTTGRLARYDTIATEPKLLARFDELVKQMALPRTPRLVISLKTQVPMAIGWLKPVVLMPAQMLMGLNQTQLEMLLLHELAHIRRHDYLVNFLQALIEILLFFHPAVSWVSKQMRQEREYCTDDMAVAQCGNAVAYAHTLADTASLCQHHRHDSIPAMAMAASGGDLKARVVRLVDHSCTHQPSTGRLLAALVVVSGLFTLGAKQVATLPWFDVTGMEITKYNEHQLSHNAAYFSESPFNESRLQQGSIAGQLLAFPNWSSKMSNRSGEQLHNPSNAALNSDSIALNTIPRYEHTSLAAAINSIDQFSNESSYSRQEFSANDQSEQASIATTNELLKPNVDRWQSSRIQAKELLAAQANTEQNNTAISQSLSPSVAETLTSETENEIALVSVPQNHTTGKFEANVTLDAGPIAKPAAGIAGESYTHSRSSASEYNVLDKIASTGASVHQDLFDVPESKVSLFEQRYQSAPRQQLESIFSTQPAKLMSAIDPRYPSVAKRKGIELDVQVNFTVDEFGRVTNIEFEQQSKLGYFRSAIISAIKQWRFEPALNNGEPVDSKMSKIFSFSMS; from the coding sequence ATGATTTTAGCACTAGCAACGAGTACCCCCGAACTACAAGCACTAACCCAAGTGCTAACGCTTACTTTGCTGCACTTTTTGTGGCAAGGCTTAGTGGTTGCAGGCGTACTAAAATTGGCGCTTTCAGTCATTGCGCTTCACCGCTCAAGGGTGCGCTATGGATTAACTTGCCTGGCAATGTTAGTCAACTTAGCCTTGCCTCTTATCACGTTCAGCTATTTTTACCAGCCACTGACGAACGCATTTGCTGCTGCTTCGAATACGATGCCGATTGCCCAATTTCAGCATGTGTTGCAGTATCAGCACGGCATAACTTGGTATAGTCAAAGCCTAGATTATCTCCCGCTTTTGTCATTCGCTTGGCTCACTTGCGTCGTATTTTTAACATGCAAGCTGTTGTTTGAAGTCACAACCACTGGTCGCCTCGCGCGTTACGACACCATAGCAACGGAGCCTAAGCTATTAGCGCGTTTTGATGAATTAGTGAAACAAATGGCGCTACCACGCACGCCGCGTTTAGTGATCTCACTTAAAACACAAGTACCAATGGCAATTGGTTGGCTTAAACCTGTGGTATTAATGCCTGCACAAATGTTGATGGGGCTCAATCAAACCCAGCTCGAAATGTTATTACTGCACGAGCTTGCTCACATTCGACGTCATGATTATTTGGTGAATTTTTTACAAGCCTTGATTGAAATTTTACTGTTTTTTCATCCAGCCGTTAGCTGGGTTTCAAAGCAGATGCGACAAGAACGAGAATATTGTACTGACGATATGGCCGTTGCCCAATGCGGTAATGCCGTTGCCTATGCGCACACGCTAGCTGATACCGCGTCACTTTGCCAACATCATCGACATGACAGCATACCGGCAATGGCAATGGCTGCCTCTGGCGGCGACTTAAAAGCGCGAGTCGTGCGATTAGTTGATCATTCTTGTACGCACCAACCATCAACGGGGCGTTTACTCGCTGCACTCGTAGTGGTCAGTGGGCTATTCACACTTGGCGCAAAGCAAGTTGCGACTTTGCCTTGGTTTGATGTAACTGGGATGGAAATAACCAAATATAACGAGCACCAGCTGAGTCATAATGCGGCTTATTTCAGCGAATCCCCTTTCAACGAATCAAGGCTGCAACAGGGCTCGATTGCTGGGCAGCTGCTTGCGTTTCCCAATTGGTCATCGAAAATGAGCAACCGCTCTGGTGAACAACTCCATAACCCATCGAATGCTGCCCTAAATTCGGATTCAATAGCGCTAAACACTATACCGCGCTATGAACATACATCGCTAGCGGCTGCTATTAACAGCATTGATCAATTTTCTAATGAAAGTAGTTATTCAAGACAAGAATTTTCGGCTAATGATCAGTCTGAGCAGGCAAGCATTGCGACAACTAATGAGTTACTCAAACCAAATGTTGATCGCTGGCAAAGCTCACGCATACAAGCAAAAGAGTTACTCGCTGCTCAAGCCAACACTGAACAAAATAATACGGCTATTTCCCAGTCTCTCTCACCGTCTGTTGCTGAAACGTTAACGAGTGAAACAGAGAATGAAATTGCTTTAGTCAGTGTGCCTCAAAATCATACTACAGGTAAGTTTGAAGCAAACGTAACGCTTGATGCAGGGCCGATTGCAAAGCCAGCAGCGGGCATTGCAGGTGAAAGTTATACGCACAGTCGCAGCAGTGCGAGTGAGTATAACGTTTTAGATAAAATCGCCAGCACTGGCGCAAGCGTTCATCAAGATTTGTTTGACGTGCCAGAATCGAAGGTTAGCCTGTTCGAGCAGCGCTATCAAAGTGCTCCTCGCCAGCAATTAGAGTCAATTTTTAGCACGCAACCTGCGAAGCTGATGTCAGCGATAGACCCTCGATATCCCTCGGTCGCCAAGCGCAAAGGCATTGAGCTAGACGTACAAGTTAACTTTACCGTTGACGAGTTTGGCCGTGTCACCAATATTGAATTTGAGCAGCAGAGTAAACTCGGTTATTTTCGCTCGGCGATTATCAGCGCCATTAAACAGTGGCGCTTTGAGCCGGCTCTGAACAACGGTGAGCCGGTCGACAGTAAAATGTCAAAAATCTTCTCATTTAGTATGAGCTAG
- a CDS encoding Spy/CpxP family protein refolding chaperone, producing MTSTNQAQTLNAAKLNKLDKLNKPVLKRAMLTKMIATVATLGVLAAPAAYSHSNEATASHEHHDRKAHRAMKGHHSAKMLKKMKRYLELSDEQVTQIKAIRSQSKSDNETLRTQLEAFKAQVKSQQVASEFDEAAFTASYQQYQDTFAQLALQKAKTRHAIFQVLTPEQQAKWQAFQEKRKARRSHNDG from the coding sequence ATGACCAGCACTAACCAAGCCCAAACGTTGAATGCCGCTAAGCTAAACAAGCTAGACAAACTAAACAAGCCAGTGTTAAAGCGCGCCATGCTGACGAAAATGATCGCTACAGTTGCGACACTTGGTGTGTTAGCAGCGCCAGCGGCGTATAGCCATAGCAATGAAGCAACCGCTAGTCACGAGCATCATGACAGAAAGGCTCATCGTGCGATGAAAGGTCATCACAGTGCCAAAATGCTAAAGAAAATGAAACGCTACCTTGAGCTGAGTGACGAACAAGTCACGCAAATTAAAGCGATTCGCAGCCAAAGTAAATCAGATAACGAAACGCTGCGTACGCAACTCGAAGCATTCAAAGCGCAAGTAAAAAGCCAGCAAGTCGCTAGCGAGTTTGACGAAGCGGCGTTCACGGCATCGTATCAGCAGTACCAAGATACCTTTGCCCAGTTAGCACTGCAAAAAGCGAAAACCCGCCACGCGATTTTTCAAGTATTGACGCCAGAGCAGCAAGCCAAATGGCAAGCGTTTCAGGAAAAGCGCAAAGCGAGACGCTCACACAATGACGGCTAG
- a CDS encoding response regulator: protein MTKHILIIDDDIELSELLSSYLSAEGFTITCRHDGASGLAKAFDQDIDLILLDVMMPKLNGFDVLKALGGKHSIPILMLTAKGDDSDRILGLELGADDYLPKPFHHQELLARIKAIFRRIDITKQHTGNSSLLNINDVVIDNATRQVKCADHLLELTGTEFEILFELMSQHSVIVSKEQLSQHVLGRKLSPFDRSIDMHVSNIRRKISQYASDDKIKTVRGAGYIFLAGDKLD, encoded by the coding sequence ATGACAAAACACATTTTAATTATTGATGACGATATTGAACTAAGTGAACTACTGAGCAGTTACCTGTCAGCAGAAGGCTTTACCATCACGTGTCGTCATGATGGTGCTAGTGGCCTAGCTAAAGCTTTTGATCAAGATATTGATTTGATTTTATTAGATGTGATGATGCCCAAACTCAATGGTTTTGACGTATTAAAAGCCTTGGGAGGTAAACACAGCATTCCGATCTTAATGTTGACGGCAAAGGGCGATGACAGTGACCGTATACTCGGCTTAGAGCTGGGCGCCGACGATTACTTACCTAAGCCATTTCATCACCAAGAGCTGCTCGCCAGAATTAAAGCGATTTTTAGGCGCATTGATATCACCAAGCAACACACAGGCAACAGCAGCTTGCTTAATATTAATGATGTTGTCATCGACAACGCGACACGCCAAGTCAAATGTGCTGACCACCTGTTAGAGCTAACCGGCACCGAGTTTGAAATTTTATTCGAATTGATGAGTCAACACAGTGTGATTGTCAGTAAAGAGCAACTGTCACAACACGTACTGGGACGAAAGCTAAGCCCTTTTGATCGCAGTATCGACATGCACGTGAGTAATATTCGCCGTAAAATTAGCCAATATGCCAGCGACGACAAAATTAAAACCGTACGCGGTGCTGGCTATATATTCCTAGCCGGAGACAAGCTTGATTAA
- a CDS encoding ATP-binding protein: MINPAQASVFTSVKRHLSSIKVKLFLWFWLVTICAIAATRFVSIQLSQQYIEIATDKGDLQRLTRITEIIERAQPANLAKFIHNSRHRRNKRSFKYLMLKPLNNNQPVIGGHPEHPYVNEFIQANIFSEKQTWIFPHSQITGPLTLDVNGQQYLAFYKRHTSRFRTLGFFMQQLPYWARIGTPVIVSFALCWLLARSLSRPLSNITKVADRFGQGDLAIRVENDDKRSDELGTLAQAFNQMADKLSDNVSAHQRLLGDVSHELRSPLTRLQMALALAQKHKDDAETLEQYIQRSEREVARLDEMIEHVLTLSRLENSAQAITKQPCNLTPLLTHLVDDGNFLGQDKQITISLTANGNPQLELDETLIASAVGNIICNAIKYAPSNSAVVVELDEQKTHVTLSISDQGNGVPELALSKLFDPFYRVASARDRLTGGTGLGLAIAKQAVVAHRGEISASNNADGGLTVTITLPKP; encoded by the coding sequence TTGATTAATCCTGCTCAGGCCTCAGTATTCACGTCCGTTAAACGCCACCTAAGCTCGATCAAGGTTAAACTGTTTCTGTGGTTTTGGTTAGTCACCATCTGTGCCATTGCTGCAACGCGTTTTGTCTCCATTCAACTGAGTCAGCAATACATCGAAATCGCGACCGATAAAGGTGATTTACAGCGGCTAACGCGTATCACCGAAATTATCGAGCGGGCACAACCCGCCAATCTCGCCAAGTTTATTCACAATAGTCGCCACCGTCGCAACAAGCGCAGTTTTAAGTACTTGATGTTAAAGCCGTTAAACAATAACCAGCCAGTAATTGGCGGCCATCCAGAACATCCCTATGTTAACGAGTTTATTCAGGCCAATATTTTCAGCGAGAAACAAACCTGGATTTTCCCTCATTCTCAAATCACCGGGCCGTTGACACTTGACGTTAACGGCCAGCAATACTTGGCCTTTTACAAACGCCATACCAGTCGCTTTCGCACGCTCGGCTTTTTTATGCAACAGCTACCTTACTGGGCAAGAATTGGCACACCTGTCATCGTTAGTTTTGCCTTGTGCTGGCTGCTGGCGCGTTCATTGAGTCGACCGCTTTCAAATATCACCAAAGTCGCGGATCGCTTTGGACAAGGGGATTTAGCCATACGGGTGGAAAATGACGACAAGCGCAGTGACGAGCTCGGAACGTTGGCTCAAGCGTTTAATCAAATGGCAGATAAGTTGTCTGACAATGTGTCGGCACATCAGCGATTATTAGGTGATGTATCCCATGAACTGCGCTCCCCACTGACCCGCTTACAAATGGCGTTGGCATTGGCACAAAAACACAAAGACGATGCTGAAACACTTGAACAATACATCCAGCGCAGTGAACGAGAAGTCGCTCGTTTAGACGAGATGATCGAACACGTGTTAACCCTATCTCGACTAGAAAATAGCGCTCAAGCGATCACCAAGCAGCCTTGCAACTTAACTCCCTTGTTAACTCACTTAGTCGACGATGGTAACTTTCTGGGACAAGACAAACAGATCACTATTTCACTGACTGCAAACGGCAATCCTCAGTTGGAGCTGGACGAAACGCTGATCGCCAGTGCGGTTGGCAATATTATTTGCAACGCCATCAAGTATGCACCTTCGAATAGCGCGGTTGTCGTTGAACTTGATGAGCAAAAAACGCATGTCACCCTCAGCATTAGCGATCAGGGCAACGGCGTACCTGAACTAGCACTGAGCAAACTCTTTGACCCATTTTATCGCGTCGCGAGTGCGCGCGATCGGTTAACCGGTGGCACCGGATTGGGCCTGGCAATAGCCAAGCAAGCAGTGGTTGCTCACCGAGGGGAGATTAGCGCCAGTAACAATGCTGACGGCGGCCTAACAGTGACGATAACCTTGCCTAAGCCTTAG